The region CAGTCTCTAGCCTTTTCTCCCATTCCTGGAGGTTGGtaggtggggctgaaagttccaactcTATAATCACTTGGCCTTTTTTGTGACCTCCACCCTAAGTCATCATTAGCATAAATGAAGTGTGATCTAAACAGACACTCACTTCACTCAGGAAGTTATAAaggatttaggagctctgtgccaggaccaGGGGTCAAAGACCAAATGTAATTTTCTATTATACCACATGTGAGAAATGCATgtttatacagtggaatattactcagtaaaaaagaatgaaatcttgccatttgtgacaacatggatggatctagagggtattatgctaagtgaggtaagtcagacagaaagacaTACTGCACAATCTCTGACATgcagaatttaaaaaacagaacaaacaaaagacttaaaacagagcaaactggtggttgccatagggaaagTGGGTAGGAAgataggcaaaataggtgaaggggaggaggtacaaacttccacttaAAGTATCAGTTAGTCAAGAGAATGAGGAATATAATTGATAATATTGCATTTATAATCAATTCATTGTATGTGGACAGATGTTAACTGCATTTACAgttgtgagcatttagtaatgtatacaattgttaaatcactatgctgtatacctgaaatcaatataatactgtatatcaactatatttcaataacaaAAGAAATATTTAGTTGGTTTTATTACTTAAATATCAAAGTGAATAAATCTTCAGCTAATTTTACCTATAGAAATTAAACACATATTTAGAAAGTTAATAGGAATTCTACTTTTGCTTTAAAGTGGTATTCTATAATGGACTATTGATTCAGttaatatttttgcatatttatttttgcaGAGTCATGTTAATGGTAAAATTTCTGACTTTTCATTTATGTGTTTTGCCCTTTATCTTCTTAGGTGGCCTTGGAGGACTTGCAGGTCTGAGTAGCTTGGGTTTGAATACTACCAACTTCTCTGAACTACAAAGCCAGATGCAGCGGCAACTTATGTCTAATCCCGAAATGATGGTCCAGATCATGGAGAATCCTTTTGTCCAGAGCATGCTTTCAAATCCTGACCTCATGAGGCAGTTAATTATGGCCAATCCGCAGATGCAGCAGTTGATACAGAGAAATCCAGAAATTAGTCATATGCTGAATAATCCAGATATTATGAGACAAGTATGTGGAAAGTTCTTTTAGTTTATTTAGCTAAAAAATTATATACTTAAGTTTTTTGTGCTGTATATGAGTATAGTCCTATATATATGGCTAagctaaaaaaaacaaactaatctTTGTTCAGGAAAACTTACAGTATTGATTTTGACTATTTGTACTTTGAATTTTCTGCTGTTCTTTAATGATCTTTGTAAACAGTTATTTTGCAGATTTAGGAAACAGACCAGTTCAGGAGATGAGCATTTGTTCGTAATAGTGCTTCTTGATGTTATTAAATGTTAGCTTGCTTCTTGAGATTAAATCAACAGgaattgttttctaatttaaatattGAGGACTGCTAATCATAGAATTAGAAAACTTATGAAATTAGCTGTGGCAATTAATAGGTAAAGTGATTCATGTATATTTCAGTGTCCTTTTTTATGGATATCTTTTTCTTAGACATTGGAACTTGCCAGGAATCCAGCAATGATGCAGGAAATGATGAGAAACCAGGACCGAGCCTTGAGCAATTTAGAAAGCATCCCTGGGGGATACAATGCTTTACGGCGCATGTACACTGATATTCAGGAACCAATGCTGAGTGCTGCACAAGAACAGGTGATGATACTGGAGCTGAGGTCACGCCATGGAGTAGCTCCTGTTTTTTGTGATTAAGGGGCACTTTTACATGGAGAATGCAGTTTGCATTTAAAAAGTTCCATATCTGTTACTTAAAACAAAAGCTAATTCTTtatggttttgtgttttttactaCAGTTTGGTGGTAATCCATTTGCTTCGTTAGTGAGCAATACATCTTCAGGTGAAGGTAGTCAACCTTCCCGTACAGAAAACAGAGATCCATTACCCAATCCATGGGCTCCTCAGGCTTCCCAGAGTTCATCAGCTTCCAGTGGTACCACCAGTGCTGTCGGGGGCACTGGTGGTGGTAATGCCAGTGGTGCTGCTGGGCAGAGTTCTACTGCATCAACTTTGGGTCCTGGAGTAGGAGGTATGCTCATAGCAGCTCATGCTTGCTTTCTTTGTTGTCCTTGCTAATTTGAATAATGAAAAGCCTTTCTCACACTGTTGTCTCTGTGCTTTTGTGTATGTATCATGAGTAGTTTTCATGAACTATTTTTCTACATTGTaaggttgtttttgttgttttaaaggaACTTTAAATATGTAATGATTAGTATTAATCACTTGTGTGCATTGCAGTGGAAAGGGCTACTAAAGATTTCCAGAggcagttttgtgttttttttataggGTAGTTTGGGAGAAGTAGGTGATAGTCGCATTTCAACAGTCAGAAAACTGAAGTGCAGTGGGAACAAGGTTACCTATGTATTTACTGCTGAAGCATGTTTCCTGGCTTCCATCTAGTTTTGTATTATAGACAATCAGCAGATTCTCAAACTCCATTCCTGAGACCAGGGCTAAACTTGCTGCATCAGAACACCTACTACATTTGTTAAAAATCAGATATTCTCTAGTCTTAACCTCAGACCTCTTGAATCAGAATCTTCCACAGTGGGGTTTAAGATCTGTGTTTATGTAAGACCGTGGAGGTTAGGAACTTACTTTTGGTCATTTTTTTGTAGATGAGACTCAGTAAATGGctgccctttttaaaaaacttcactATTTACATGCTAAGAATTAGGTCCAAAATCAGTAgagtgatgatttttattttagtccTAATGCTTGGCATgaaaataagaagaaacaaaagaatgGAGCCACTTCCCTAAGGTTAGAGAAActggatatattttaaaacatggctATGTTTTAGCAGAGAAAGTGGAAAGATGAGATTCTGGatgaggaattttaaaaaatacattacagaGAGAAGAAACCAGAATGGGGAGAGGAATTGCTATTCACAGTGGTAAATATTTCATAGAATACAATGGGTATCATAAGGTTTCTGCATATAATACAGGTTTTATGAAAATAGAACTAGTACCATTTTAAAagattgagatataactgacattgAACATTATATAGTTGCAGgtatacaatataatgattcattatttgtatacaatccttgaacaacatgggttagGGGCACCAACCCCCCTGAGCAGttcaaaatctgcatataacttttaactctcctaaaacttaactactaatagcctactattcACTGGAAACCTTACCAGTAACATCAACAGatgacacatattttgtatgttacatgtaatTTACActgtattctattttttttattaaggtattactaatacacactcttatgaaggtttcacatgaaaaaacaatgtggttactacattcacccatattatcatgtctccCCTATACCCCGTTGCAGTCATagcccatcagtatagtaagatgccacagagtcactatttgccttctctttgctacactgtcttccccatgattccccccacaccatgtgtacactGTATTTTTCAAGCAAGCTAGCTAGacaaaaaattttttcaagttgTCTCAAATctcaaattttccaatatatttattgaaaaaaatccacatgtaagctCAAATctgtgttattcaagggtcaactatattgcaaaatgatccaCACATTAAGTGTAGTTAATATCCAGCGTAatgccatttttaaatcagaaaaatagatcatcctgttcttttttctttactgcTTACTTGATTCTTATTAACAATCTTTTGAGAGAGGTGCTTATTCACATTTTAGTCATAGAGCAGAAAGAGTAAAGATTTAATCAGATTTCCTAATCTGTAAGTGCATTGCTTTTTTTCCTATAGCATGGTTGTTTTCAGTAAAaacttttcaaatgaaaaatcagTTTTGCAACTTCTTACTCAAATTTTTAATAGTTTGATATTCTACTTAAAATTTCACATTAATGTTTCcatcaaaggaaaataagaaacagCAAAACTGATGTACTTTGCTGGTCTAACAGATTGTTAGCATATTTGTACATTATTTTAATAGTAAAGATGAATTCTTGTTTCTTTTGCCTAATAAGCACTTACTCTAAAAGATGAAATATTACTTAGAGAAGGTATCAGCAAACTTTTCCTGCAAAGGGCTAGGGGTAATTAGGCTTTGCAGGACAAGAGGCAAAATCAAGAATGTTAtattaggaaagaaaacaaaattccgtAAGTAATTTTAATTGATGAGTTAAAATATAGTAAGAGTTATATTTCCTCGTGTATTGTGGAATTCCTTCTTAGGGATGGCATTTTGTAAAATTTATGTTCATGGTGTTTCTTATAGTCAAAATCAATTGCTTATGTTTACCTGTTAGTACTGATATGTAATGAGTTGTATTTATTTCAATCAGATGTTTACTCATTCCAGAAATACATGATCTTAATAGCCTATTCAGTTAGAAAACATCCCTAGGATTCTCTtagatttcttctttccttttagcaTGTCATTGCAGATTAATCCCTTCTAGTTGAAGAGTTAGGTGATAGCACTCCACgtacacagttgaatgaattttgAAATGTGGAAGATTTTGCACTTGAAGTGAGGTCCAAAGAAGTACTGCTGGAACAGTACTGTGAGCTCAAAAGTATATCTACTGCAAATCTGTGAGAATGGGGATCTTGTTTTAACTTCTGGCAGCAAGAGGATGTATATAGCAGCTTGACAATTTCAGTGTGAATCACAAACTGTGTTCACTTGTTGAAATGACTTTATCACAGTATGGGTTTTGCATGTGAATGCctttttgcctgtgcttttgggtTGAATTCATTGAGAAACTTTATCTCTCTAGCAAAAGGTAATTTCCATGGTTATTTCAATGTTTGATAATGGTGGTTGAGTGGTTCACAAGAATTTCAGTCATAGCCCTGAGCTAAAATATATTGCAGTACAACTTTACCTCTGTTAAGCCATGAAACTGCTGTGTAGTTATGCAAAGTCAGGATTTTTCTGTCGAAAATTCATGGTTGACTATGGCTAAGTTCATAAAAGTGAATGATATTCACCATGGACACTCCTACTCGTTGACTAGCAtgatagttcaaaatattttccagagtACCTACAGGTGAGCAACACAGTGAATAACCATAGTCTTTATGTTTTTTAACAGGTGATGTAGTGTACTTGTCCAACTAATTCTTTTAGTCCTCCACATGTTTTTATCATAATCATATGTACACTTCTTAGCAGATTCTACTTCACATTGTACTGAATTAGTGTTTTCTCAACTTTGAAAGTAATTTTGCCTATAGTTGTTCCATGTGGACTGTTTATACAGGTTAATTTTCAGTCACTTCAGATTTGGCATTGACTCCTCAAACGAGCTGAACAGTATTAGTAACATCTGTCAACTCATCAAGAACCAAGAAATACCACTCAAAATAATTTGCCTGGTTTTTATAATTCAGTATTGATATTGAGCTCGGTGTCCTTAACTATTTTAACAAACTGTTCTCCCTGTAAGGCTAATAGTCTTAAATAAGTTTATTTGTTCTGGGCACATTTGGCCATTGCAATCAAGATTTAATTAACCATGCTGATGAATCAACCCTAGTGTACTGGTTTGCTTGTTTGGCAAATAAGCCACTTGGAAACTTAACTTTGGCTGTAGCTTTATTGctacttttcatttttgtaaagaaATTTGGCTGTGATGAAGTACTACATTTAAAATCTTGTATTTTTCTGAGTTGAGAATACTGATGAATGTTGAGCCCAAAGTATTTTGTATTCTTTCAGTGTCATTAcgtaagaaaaacaaagttttgcTATCTCATTTGATAAAATAATCCATACTCTAGTGTGACTTAAAAGCACGACATTTGAAGTCCAGTTCTCCCTTGTTCTTCTGACATGATTGATATGCACAggtagtaaaaagaaaataatgctacaataattCGTGTGGAAGAAAGTAGAACTGAGTCACTGTGATTAGTGATTTGTGGTACACTGGGCAGCAGTTTGATAGTGCCACATACAGCCTTTGTTGAAACTACTCATCTGTGCTTTTGTAgtgtaaaagcagccatagacaacgaGTAGGCACGACTGTTTCAATAAAATGTTATTCATGCATACAGAagtttaaattttatgtattttcacatttcacaaaatatatgtacttctttaactgtttaaaaatgtaaaaaccattgtAGCTTGTCAGCTGTACAAAAACAGGTCATGGGTCGTATTTGCCCTACGAGCTATGTTTGTCAGCCCCTGTCTTAGAATATTCCTGGACTCTAGAATGTGGGAAAAACTAAATTGAAACAtgagaaaatgggaaaaacaaaaattattaccaaaaaaagagaattgtataataaactagaaaaaaaatggtaAGTCAAATATTTTAAGCCCAATAAAACTACACTAGATGTAATAAGAGCAGAGGGAAATGAAAAAGATAATTAATGAGTTTGAGAATATATTTGAGTTTGAATATTATCTAGTCAGCAATGAAAATCTGGATATATGCTGAACAAATTAGCTTTCAAAGAAAGTTGAATTCGTATAAATTTAACTAtagctcttaggaaaaaaaaagaaaggggaagaaaaaagcaagaaataataGTAACAAGCCCTTTACCCATTAAGTAGTTTAATTGTCACAATCACTCTGTGAAGTAAGTAGGTGCtattttatcccattttacagaaggggaaCTGAACTGTGAAGAAGCCTAATAACTTGCCCATGGTTACATGGTTATATTAGATAAAATTAGATTTGAAACCAGGTAATCTGGCTGCAGACATCCTGTTAGTCGGCTGTATCATCTCTAAAATGTGAGAAGTTCCTGCTATTGCACTGAGTGTCGGTTCCCTGAATACTTGTTCCCTGAGTGAGAAGGCTTCCTTTCTTGGGCATATTGAATGCTGAATGTGATTCTAACAAAGTGATCCTGGAGGAAAAATTATCTCAGACTAGTTCACTTTATGGGATTTTTCAGTGGTTAATTTGACGAGACCtagtttttatttcttaactTGACTTTAGAACCTAGCCTTTCCATTAGATGTGATTTTACTGTATATGCAACGAGAATGTTTAAAGTCTTAAGCCCTCCTTTTCTGGTTTACATTGGGTATGTAGTTTTGGCaatcttgttttaaaattcttaGTTCAATTGATAAGTAATATGTATGCTCATCTGCAGTTGCTAAAACAGTGCATAGTATTTTAACgttaactttttaaaacatatctTTTCCTTAAtacaatgtcttttttttttttaacaaactttTCAGCTAGCATGTTCAATACACCAGGAATGCAGAGCTTATTGCAACAAATAACCGAAAACCCACAACTTATGCAAAATATGTTGTCTGCCCCATACATGAGAAGCATGATGCAGTCACTAAGCCAGAACCCTGACCTTGCTGCACAGGTGAGTTTGTAATTATATGAAAAAGGACTGTGCCGTGTGAATTGAAATAGCCTAATCAAATAATTGTGATTTTGGCACATTTGTGTGTGCTACCTTAATGCACTAGAAAAGTAGGTAAACTGCATCTCCAATTTTTTGGACAGTTTGTTTCTTTGCAGTAAGTTAATACTTCATATATAATTAAAACAGCTTCATCTCCTCTATTTACTGGCAAAAAAAAGTGGAGgttttaccatttgcaacaacatggatggagctagagggtattatgctcagtgaaataagccaggtggagaaagacaagtatcaaatgatttcactcatatgtggagtataagaacaaaagaaaacggaaggaacaaaacagcagcagaagcacagaacccaagaatggactaatagttaccaaagggaaagggactggggaggacgggtgggaagggagggataagggtgggaaaaaaaagaaagggggcattacgattagcatgtatagtggggggggagcatggggagggctgtgcaacacagagaagacaagtagtgattttacagcatcttactatgttgatggacagtgactgtgaacggggatgtgggggggacttggtgaagtggggagcctagtaaacataatgtccttcatgtaattgtagattaatgataccagaataaaatttaaaaaaaaagaataaaaactgaaggaacaaaacagcagcagaatcacagaacccaagaatggactaacagttaccaaagggaaagggactggggaggatgggtgggaagggaggggataagggcagggaaaaagagcGGGGGTATTAGCATgtatgtataattagcatgtaggggggggtcatggggagggctgtgcaacacagtgaagacaagtagtgatcctacagcatcttactacgctgatggaccgtgactgtagtGGAGtgttgggggagacttggtgaagaggggagcctagtaaacaatgttcttcatgtaattgtagattaatgataacaaaattttttttaaaagtgcagGTTTACTTTGTATCTACTTAGGTTGATTGAGGAGTTGAATGCAAAAGTTTTGGATTGCTCTCTCTTGAAGATAAATTCTTCAATAAAATGTAAATCTTGAAAGTGATTAAGAACAGtgttaatatatttgaaataattttattagatTACAATGATTCTGAGTAATAGTCATGTTCAAAATGGCAGTTATAAAATAGCCTGAAATTGTTtattaaaggcagagagagattagTGGGAATGGTGTTCTTATTCTTTCCATTATAGATGCCCCTCTGGCCCCAAAGTTAGTgtacattaatttattcatttaccaaCTTGTCTCTGAAGAGACCATAACTAAGAAAATGAGTGTATTTTCAGCCCTCGCTGAACATTTAGGATCATTTCTGGCCCAATCCTGAGAGCTTTTGATATAATTACATGGGGTCTCCCCCTCCCTCACCTGTACCCCCAAACCCAACCCGAGCCCCTACACAAGTCcgtaggtgattctgatgtgtacCCTTTAAATCCGTTTTGGGTTTGGAAAACACTGGAGAATGTCAATGAGCCTTGATCATCTATAGTCTATATTTGCTATTTATTAAAAATGGTTCCTGTAGAGTGTTAGGAATTTGAAATCATTTCTTTTATAGTTTATTCccatttctaaaatgtttaaaGCTTTTAAAGTTATTCCCTTTATTATGTCAAAGAAAATGGTTTTTATCTTCTGAAGCCTGGAACCGTAGCTATTCAAGTAGATAGATGGCTGATAACTTTGAATTAAAATCCTCAACAGTAACTTTTGTCCTCTTAAAATTTGTGGAATTGGAAATAATAAGGTTTTAGGTGAATTTTTGTGTACTCTTAATTTTTCATATTGTAGgtacattttatgaaatattgttttattcatatGAAAATTATCAGACTGAGTTATTAGTATTAAGTGCAACTTACTGATTACAGCACTTTCGTATAAAATAAGTGTGAAAATATGTATGTTGAGTGATCCTACttgtatgtttttaaatgtatatttgacCAGTTAGTAATTAGCGTTGAATGTGCAGCTTGCTTTAAAATTTTGACTTTAACAAGCATATTCTCAGCCCTTTAAACTAACAATTTTACATTATGAAGTGACTTGAGCAATGCTATACAATTTTTTCCACTCTAAagcaaaatgtcaacaaagaagGCTAGATACAAGTGTCTTTTTAGAGAATTCAGAAATGTTTGCAGTGTATTCAGGTTATGGATTAAAGTTGTAGTTTCTCTATtctgattttgatttttagataTTCAGAAAAGTCTTAGTGTAAGAACTATTGTTATATAAACAGTCAGTTAGGAAAATAGCCTAAAGAAATGAGAGATGATTTTCTGAGGAAGAGTAAGTTTAATATGACATATTTTTTCAAATGACATGAATCCTGAAAGATAATGTGATAACTTAATTGATATATTGCTAATAGAAAGTATTTGACTGGAGCCAATAAAGAAGCAGGTTGGTTGATCTCAAATAGGTATTACTTATTTACTGTGAATTTATTGATCACTTTGAAATAAATACTGTATATCCATAAAAATTGTGTGATTTACTCCTGCTTTAGTTATTTTGTTGAAACTAACTAAATAATTCACTTGGCAACATTGGATAAACTAATGGAGGAGGCAGAAATTCTCTGTACTTCAGTATTTACATATAATTACTCTCAAATCTGGTTAACTACTTGAGGGCAAGGGTCATCAtcctaccccacccccagccccccagaCTTTGGACCAGTAAATAGGCTATCAGTAAATCATTGCTAGCTGACTTTTCACTTCATCTAGAAAAAGTGATaaaaaatttgtcttttttcGAAGCTATGGGAATTTACTAGTTTCTGGTTATGCTGATTGTGTATTGTAATCTTTTCAGGTATCTGACATGTTAATATTGACCGTGACTTTTTAATTCTAACACCTGTTTTTGAAGGTTAGGAGGCATGCCACTTTTCTCATCTCTGGTGGTGGTGAGGTGAAATGCAAAGGCTAATCTTGGTGTTTGCAAATGGATTTACATCTTTCAGGTCTCCATGCATTTTAATACTTTCCCCAGAGATCTGTTGGTGCTAGTCCTAGGCTGAATTTTCACCTAGCAGCTCCCTTCTCTGGCAAGTTTGTTGCTGTTCTGTGGTGTTATTTTTCTGGACCTAATAATTAGCTGTTTTGTAGTAGGCAGGTAGATAGAGTGGTTCCAGATCTggatttttcctgtttttgccACTTGTGTGTTGAGGTGTCTAAGCAAGCCATGTATAGTTTCATGTATTGGTGCTTATGTTTATTCTGTCAGTGTAGCTGAAATGTGTCCTCATGAATGtcagttatttccatttttcttccaaGGGCAAATACCTTTGCTCTAGGAAATGCCTGAGaaaattattgcttttattttttaggatATTGCATGTCATTATCATAATCACCATTCTCATTGAGAGAGGAGatgcttcatttatttatttatttttgggggAGATCCCTCTATGGACAgtatcttcccttttccttttttatacatGCTCTACCTTCCTCCCTTTTAAGTGCCAGGTTAGGCACTTGGGGGAAAGTAGACTATTAAGGTACATTACTTCTTTCAGATACTTCCAGTTAAAATTGTTTGAACACTTGCCCCATAGATGATGCTGAATAATCCCTTATTTGCTGGAAATCCTCAGCTTCAAGAACAAATGAGACAACAGCTCCCAACTTTCCTTCAACAAGTGAGTAAGAAAAGATGCTAGCTATGTTCAGTAATGATTTGCTTGAAAAAGTGTGATGATAAACATTTTCCTTGCTCTTCTCTGGctgatagcaaaacagaatagtcTGATAATGCTGTCAGTTGGCAGAGATTTCAGCTTGATCTTAACTGAGCCCCATTTCATTGCTGATCTTTTGCTTACATTTCTTAAACATAAAATCTGAGGAAAGGaccattttgtttttgcttttgaggATTTACGATTTTGACTGCTTTGTTAATACCATAAACCATTTCCTTTCACTTTACTAACTTTTTGAAGTGCTTCATTGTGTCAAGTTGCTCTTTATGGTTTAACTGATCTCAAGTAACAGGAAAGAGCTATCTTGCCCTATTTTACACATTTGGTTTCTTTGTAGTGTTTTAATTCATCCAAATTAATAGAATGCTTATTTTCCAAGAAGTAGATCTCATTTCCTCCAACTCGGAATTAGCAAGATTAAAATTGTCAGTGTTTTCATATGTGGAAGGTTtccttataaaaaaaatactcaatattgccatggtattttatttaaaaatgctgaAAGAGAAGTGAGTTTTGTTGTTTTGAAACTGGTAGTTCTAGGGCTTTTAAATATGCAAAAGATTCTCAGGCCTGTAAACCATTAGCCAAGGTTACTCAGTGTCCTTGATGGAGTGAAATGATGTAAGCCTCTTTTTTGGTCAGTCAGGTGGTGTATACTTGGAAGTAGTGAAGCAGAACTCTGGGCACAGGTATTAACTTCAAGTTTGGAACTCTTCCTTTAGAGTGCATCTTACTTGTAAAATGTTGTATCTGCAGCAGAGTAACACTGGGCTTTGACAATATTACTGTGTTATATAAATTGTGCATTTGGAGGTATTCTTTTAGAAGTAATACTTTTATCTTCTGTTGGAGAATGGGAACAGTCGTGGCTTCCAGAGTAGCTCCTGACTGTCTTTCATTATGAAAAATGGCTTTCATGATGGACTTTGGAGGAGTCAAGTAACAATTTGCATGCTAGGTTTGTTGTCCAGGAGGAAGTGCTTGTGTTTATCTGGGGAAAGAATTATGGATTACCAGTGT is a window of Manis pentadactyla isolate mManPen7 chromosome 3, mManPen7.hap1, whole genome shotgun sequence DNA encoding:
- the UBQLN1 gene encoding ubiquilin-1 isoform X1, whose protein sequence is MAESGESGGPPNSQDSAAAAEGAGAPAASPSAEPKIMKVTVKTPKEKEEFAVPENSSVQQFKEEISKRFKSHTDQLVLIFAGKILKDQDTLSQHGIHDGLTVHLVIKTQNRPQDHSAQHANNSESNITTSSAPNTNTTPGSATSNPFGLGGLGGLAGLSSLGLNTTNFSELQSQMQRQLMSNPEMMVQIMENPFVQSMLSNPDLMRQLIMANPQMQQLIQRNPEISHMLNNPDIMRQTLELARNPAMMQEMMRNQDRALSNLESIPGGYNALRRMYTDIQEPMLSAAQEQFGGNPFASLVSNTSSGEGSQPSRTENRDPLPNPWAPQASQSSSASSGTTSAVGGTGGGNASGAAGQSSTASTLGPGVGASMFNTPGMQSLLQQITENPQLMQNMLSAPYMRSMMQSLSQNPDLAAQMMLNNPLFAGNPQLQEQMRQQLPTFLQQMQNPDTLSAMSNPRAMQALLQIQQGLQTLATEAPGLIPGFTPGLGTLGNTGGSSGTNGSSSAPSENSSPTAGTTEPGHQQFIQQMLQALAGVNPQLQNPEVRFQQQLEQLSAMGFLNREANLQALIATGGDINAAIERLLGSQPS